Proteins encoded together in one Staphylococcus aureus window:
- a CDS encoding YxeA family protein, with protein MKFIIAILLGLILSITIAFTIIHHPILDRFNPFLKTEYSYAKVPKGTQQYVNITAYSERGEKLDYKLTFNGFSPSRTYVEIKHKGQYVISITYVEKEDTPKEVRQE; from the coding sequence ATGAAATTTATCATTGCAATATTATTAGGATTAATATTATCCATTACTATTGCTTTTACAATCATACATCATCCTATACTTGATCGTTTTAATCCTTTCTTAAAAACGGAGTATAGTTATGCCAAAGTGCCAAAAGGTACGCAACAATATGTTAATATTACGGCTTATAGTGAAAGAGGGGAAAAGCTTGATTATAAATTAACATTTAATGGATTTTCACCTAGTAGAACGTATGTCGAAATAAAGCATAAAGGGCAATATGTCATATCGATCACATATGTTGAAAAAGAGGATACACCAAAAGAGGTAAGACAAGAATGA
- a CDS encoding ABC transporter ATP-binding protein has protein sequence MIELKDLTIQKGNTHILKKLNLKFQCGKSYALIGKSGCGKSTLLNTIAGLEKTGKQYVYFNGQLEQFKSNFYRDKLGYLFQNYGLIDNLTVNENLDIGLAYKKISKKEKEQIKIRYIEQFGLSNSLKRKVHTLSGGEQQRVALIRMMLKDPIVMLADEPTGALDPKTGQMIIQSLFGLVDENKVLILATHDMAIANQCDEIIDLEQYRKVASM, from the coding sequence ATGATAGAATTAAAAGATTTAACCATACAAAAAGGTAATACACATATTTTGAAGAAACTTAATTTGAAATTTCAATGTGGAAAATCATATGCACTTATTGGTAAAAGTGGATGCGGTAAATCTACATTATTAAATACTATTGCTGGACTTGAAAAAACAGGAAAACAATATGTCTATTTTAATGGTCAATTAGAACAATTTAAATCTAATTTTTACAGAGATAAATTAGGATATTTATTTCAAAATTATGGATTAATCGATAATTTGACAGTAAATGAAAATTTAGATATTGGATTAGCATATAAAAAAATAAGTAAGAAAGAAAAAGAACAAATAAAGATACGTTATATAGAACAGTTTGGTCTGTCAAACAGTTTAAAAAGAAAAGTTCATACGCTAAGTGGAGGTGAACAACAACGTGTCGCTTTAATTAGAATGATGTTAAAAGATCCGATTGTTATGTTAGCTGATGAACCAACGGGTGCGTTAGATCCTAAAACAGGACAGATGATTATTCAATCATTATTTGGTTTGGTCGATGAAAATAAAGTGCTGATTTTAGCAACACATGATATGGCTATTGCAAATCAATGTGACGAAATAATAGATTTAGAACAGTATAGAAAAGTAGCATCTATGTGA
- a CDS encoding glycosyltransferase → MKKIFMMVHELDVNKGGMTSSMFNRSKEFYDADIPADIVTFDYKGNYDEIIKALKKQGKMDRRTKMYNVFEYFKQISNNKHFKSNKLLYKHISERLKNTIEIEESKGISRYFDITTGTYIAYIRKSKSEKVIDFFKDNKRIERFSFIDNKVHMKETFNVDNKVCYQVFYDEKGYPYISRNINANNGAVGKTYVLVNKKEFKNNLALCVYYLEKLIKDSKDSIMICDGPGSFPKMFNTNHKNAQKYGVIHVNHHENFDDTGAFKKSEKYIIENANKINGVIVLTEAQRLDILNQFDVENIFTISNFVKIHNAPKHFQTEKIVGHISRMVPTKRIDLLIEVAELVVKKDNAVKFHIYGEGSVKDKIAKMIEDKNLERNVFLKGYTTTPQKCLEDFKLVVSTSQYEGQGLSMIEAMISKRPVVAFDIKYGPSDFIEDNKNGYLIENHNINDMADKILQLVNNDVLAAEFGSKARENIIEKYSTESILEKWLNLFNS, encoded by the coding sequence ATGAAAAAAATATTTATGATGGTACATGAGTTAGATGTGAATAAAGGTGGTATGACCTCTTCGATGTTCAATAGAAGTAAAGAGTTTTATGATGCGGACATACCTGCTGATATTGTTACTTTCGATTACAAAGGAAACTATGATGAAATTATTAAAGCTTTGAAAAAACAAGGTAAAATGGATCGAAGAACGAAAATGTATAATGTATTTGAGTATTTTAAACAAATTTCAAATAATAAACATTTTAAGTCTAATAAATTGTTATATAAACATATTTCAGAAAGACTAAAAAATACGATTGAAATTGAAGAGAGTAAAGGTATTTCAAGATATTTTGATATAACGACTGGTACATATATTGCCTACATTAGAAAAAGTAAATCTGAAAAAGTGATTGATTTCTTTAAAGATAATAAACGAATTGAACGGTTTAGTTTTATAGATAATAAAGTGCATATGAAGGAAACATTTAATGTAGATAATAAAGTTTGTTATCAAGTATTTTATGATGAAAAGGGATACCCATATATTTCAAGGAATATTAATGCTAATAATGGTGCTGTAGGTAAAACTTATGTGTTAGTTAATAAAAAAGAATTTAAAAACAATTTAGCACTGTGTGTTTACTATTTAGAAAAACTAATAAAAGATTCTAAAGATAGTATTATGATTTGTGATGGACCAGGGAGTTTTCCAAAAATGTTTAATACAAATCATAAAAATGCTCAGAAATATGGCGTTATTCATGTTAATCATCATGAAAATTTCGATGATACGGGTGCATTTAAAAAAAGTGAGAAATATATTATTGAGAATGCGAATAAAATTAACGGTGTAATTGTATTAACAGAGGCACAAAGATTAGATATTCTTAATCAATTTGATGTAGAAAATATTTTCACTATTAGCAATTTTGTTAAGATACATAATGCTCCAAAACATTTTCAAACTGAAAAAATCGTAGGTCATATTTCTAGAATGGTACCAACGAAGCGAATTGATTTGCTTATTGAAGTGGCTGAGTTAGTCGTAAAAAAAGATAATGCTGTTAAATTTCATATATATGGAGAAGGATCTGTCAAAGATAAAATAGCTAAAATGATTGAAGATAAAAATTTAGAAAGAAATGTTTTTCTTAAAGGATATACAACAACTCCACAAAAATGCTTGGAAGATTTTAAATTAGTCGTTTCTACATCTCAATATGAAGGTCAAGGGTTAAGTATGATAGAAGCAATGATTTCTAAAAGGCCTGTTGTTGCCTTTGACATCAAATACGGACCAAGTGATTTTATAGAAGATAATAAAAATGGTTATTTAATAGAAAACCATAATATTAACGACATGGCTGATAAAATACTTCAGCTTGTTAATAATGATGTATTAGCAGCGGAGTTTGGTTCGAAAGCGAGAGAAAACATTATAGAAAAATATTCAACGGA